The genomic window ttATGGTCTCATAACTCGAATCAGGggtatgaaatgttaattaaaactgacattgatatatttattgttgttgttttttaatcgtataattaaattaaatcatcttATTAAATCTGGTAAAGTCTATGTTGTGAAAATTTATTATGCTTTAAAACACTTTAGTAGCGCTTGGAATTCATTTTATTaagttacaaaaaaattaaatttgacacCCAGTAAAGAATAGGCAACCTATCTAGTCAATAATAAttagagataataaaaaaatcattaaaatttatataaaaaaattaaaataaaaataaaaaccacctTGTTGTTAAGAAACTACCTACTTCaatgtttaattttgaattggaAAATACTCTCTAGATTTGATTTTAGCTTCCAACACTATCACCATCAAATGTGTGAGTGTGAATCCATGTTTAtacccatttattttttattgcaaagaaggtaaataataataataatgttcatTTAGCCTTTACATATCGTTCTCAATTTTCTTATAAacgaaaaacaataaaataaaataaaaataaaaattgcttgAGCAAAGCCTGCAAAAATTACACCGAGTAGTCTTTtactgaattttaaattttcatggaTGAGTAGAACTTGGCTGCTCCAATCATATTCAAGCTGGCTATTAAACTGATCAGTGCTTTGCTAATGAAAAAAAGGCGAAGTCTACGACAATACAGAGGGTGAACGAAACAAGAGAAGGAACAGAACTATCAACAAAATTAAGCAATCAGTTACGGAGAATGCTCCTATGTCATGAAAGTACACCATATTCATTGAGGAATTATATATCGAATTTGGCTCAAGCAGATTTCTCAGCTTCTGCAGCTGCCTCTTCCTCTTGCAATTTCTTCAAAGATGGAGGTGGTCTAACAACAATGCTTCTCTTCCATTGCCTGTCCAGCTTTCTTGACAGCCTGTTGCCAACACCTTCCTCTATCTCTCTTTCCCGCTTAACAGTAAGCATGCGAGCAATCTGTGATCCATGGAACACCCCCTAGGCTAAAGTAGTTGCCTGATTACTAGATGGCAGGCATGGCAAGAATAACAGCATTTACAAAAGCATTATTCCATGTTGCGACGAAGGTAACAGTATACTACCAAAATCCAGCATACTGCAACCCCAACACTTGAAACAAAAAGGACTTTGATGATAATGGAAATAGATCTATAACCAAATGAAACCGAAGTTTCCAACTTAATCATTTACATAAGAATTCCGCTGCAAGAAAATTTACTAATGAAGACATACAAAGCCATTGTGTTAGGTCATGCATACACTCAGCATatgtttttaagaatatatgCCTGGATATCAAACAGAAGAAAAGCGTGAGAGAAAAACAACAAGTGTTGGTATTTCATGCATCTACAAAAATTTAATGCTTTATCCTTTAATCCTTTATCAAATATATGAAATGTCAGAAGGTGATGTAAAACAAAAAGACGCGTTCCACATGTCATGGATACACATGAATATGCATTGCAATTCTTCTATTTCATAATGCTGAGCCAAGAACATCGGTGAGTAAAATAGATTGATAATATCCAAATTGGAACCAAGGCTCGACGATTGCTCTAACTACAATTCTGCTAGTTAACCTTGACAAGATAACTGGACAGCTAAAATCCACCATAGAAGTCACACTCAAGCTATCCATTGACATTTCtacaaaatacaaatgaaaCATACAGGCATTCACCTCAAAAACCAAGACTCCCACCTACATTCTAAAtcctttacttttctttttcagaaaATTCCCAGTTTATTAAATTGTAACTAACATCCAGAACATCAGtccaaatagaaaatatttcatacatgacacttttaaattattaccaAGCAATAAAGTGAAATTTCCTAGTCCCTCCACAAAGAAAGGCTTAAAATgtctcaaaaacaaaacaaaaaacacaaaaaccacATTCTCTTCCTCTTAAGCATTCTTGTTGCCTTTAGCAACTCCGGACACCCAGAATAAACTTTCTCCAATTAATTGATCAAACCAATTTGACCTAGCAAGCAggggaaaacatataaaacaatgAGAAGGTGGGTATTGTATATGAGAAAAGCAGGAGCCTTGTATTTTAAGTGTCTACCAGAACTTCTGAGCTTCATTGTCTattgaaatatagaaaaaaattgcgAGGAAGtccaaaaaaacactaaaaggcACCATTCACATTTTCCTGGCTCCACAGTAAGGTATATCGAACTTCCTCTTTTCACATATGCAGAGCTATAAACATCAAAAAGTAGAATCAAGTTATCCGATTTCATCATATGACCTCATTGATTACTCCAATCATCAATTAAGCCTTAAAACTCAAGTTGTACAGCGATTATTAAGCACAGGGGTTCACATCAAAAGTAAAAAGCCTCTCATATCAATCACCCACTAGTAAATGAATTGCAACGAGCATCCACAAGCACTGCAGTGCTGATGTTCTAATTACAAATACAATGCGACCAGGGAGCTTAATTCCCCCCACCCCCCCTCAACAAAGAAGAAACTGAAATatctaaaacaacaaaaaattctcATTTCCTTCCTCTTAAGCATTCTTGTTGCCATTACTGATTCCAATTCACTCATGCCTTATACAAGaaacaattaagaaatcaacatgataatcaaaataaacaaaatctcaGGCATTTCAGATTAAATAAAGCGAACACGGAACAGATATATCATGATTTTAACTAACAAGCAAGAAAGAGAAGACAAAAAACAATGGATAAGGAGAAAGAAAGATACCCATTTGCGCATACAGCGAAACTCACTGGACTTAAACTCATTGCGTGTAGATTTCTGAAGGCGAAGCATCAAGAGTTCACCTTTAAGATCAATAACCTCTTCGTTAATTTCTCAGTAGTCTTAGCCCTTATTTCCTTcaattcttcttctctcttcgcCATCATTACTACAGATGACCGTGTCATTTTGATGGAGGGTGCGAGAACTGAAATGGGACATTTGTGGCGGTTTGGATGGCGGGGAAGCTTGATTCTGGGATTAAATATATGGGCTTTGGAGGGAAACGAACTGTGCCAAGGCTCAgcatctctcttttcttttcttttcttttctttgggtTCGCTTGTGAGACTGGCCTTGCTCAAGGGCTTCCGGGGTACAGTAGATAAGACGTTTTCCTTGGCAAGTTAGTCACtcaactataaattattttcatcttagtccataaagaagtttttttttctactgaGATACCtaaaagttaaaaacatttcaataaAATCCCTACGAGGTCCATCCTTGcatcaagtaattttttttagtcccCAGCCATGTCGTGGTTCTGATGGGGAATtataggatttgttttttttttagtttagcgTGAATATCCGGGCAGTTtacgcgcacctcaactaattattttcatatataatggTGCTACATGAActacaaatacaatttttttacaaaattctTCAACTATTATTGATGGCCGTTTATgtattctttattaattttttttatacaagaaaaataattactatttaaaaaaaataaacaaaataatttaaaaaattagagagaagagaaattttatggtACTCGGAAGGTAACTAATAACATCATATCAATTATTTCTTGTACTggtcttgaataaaaaataaaatttatgacctatcaaaaataataagaatatttttatatgtaatttttttctacttgtctgtatttttttttaagtagatataaaaaataattgataaaatattactaGTTAATTTCCAacctttataaaataatttaaattgaaaaaagattaatataaagtgtgtgtgtgtgtgtgtgattgtgtgtgtgtgtgtgtgtgtgtgatgctAGTAATTAAAGactttgaaggaaaaaaagagagaggtggCACTCTGGCAGGCCAAGTCCGCTCCCCTAGTTAACTACCTTAGTTCATGTGTGTTTAGACTTTAGACATGAAAATAAGACccatgaataattaatttttattattttatcattaatttttcaataaaaataatatttaatattgatatcatcAGGTGCACCTATTTTAATCATCactgacatatttttttaacatgttgatgttttttattttaaaattgaatttctttctttcttgtattttgtttatCAAATTTCAGTGATTTATGTTGGCgtgttgttttttcattaaaatcaatgatttgaatgtgaatgaaaaaaacattatattttttcttgttttaaaattatatttaatatcatggTTGGActgtatttgattttaaaaaaatacatttgaatgtaaaaaacattaaattattatttttaaatgactccagataattttaatactaaaaaaatatctgaaaattattttaaaaaaattatccaggGACATTCTTGCAAGAATACATATAgcctctttttttcaaaaaaaacatgtcCCGTGTACACTTAATAGTATaagattgtttttcttattctcaaaattcatctattttttgattggttttctatcataatttgtttttcgaaatttttagttgttttgatttagtaatatcatttcatttttaaaattatatttgtaattaTAAATAAGTCTAGATGAATTATTattgagaataaaataacaattttgaaTTGTAGAAAAtaagtattatttaaaatttaaaattatatatatagacacacacattaCATCGAGGAAACAACGCAACCTAGTaaggaaaaaacttttttaaaaaacttttttagtcccaacatttttttaaggaaaaaaagagagagaaagaaattaaagtacaagaaaaaataacgaTTAAGTCTGCTTTATGATCCTCAAACCTGTCATTCTGCCTCAGATTGACTGACTAGTAGATGGTTATATGCAAAAGGAACATTTAACTATATTTGAACATAACATGTGCATCTACTGcccagcaaaaaaaacaaaagaaaattgacTTGGGCCAACTACTCAGCTACGCATGTATGCCACGTGCCATTTTCGTCATTCATTACTTCCTTCTTGTTATTACTTTTTCCATAGTTATCGCACCAGACCGAGGTGATCTGGTTAAGGAATCGGATTCTAGGTTACAAtggttgaattgaattgaatcgaATTGAATTGatctagataatttttttaaaaaaattaaatttttaatattttatataaaaaaattaaaaaacaaatcatgtgaaTATAAGTAATACAtgttacaaataataaaatttaaaaaattatttcaaaagattttttatcccatattaaaaaaatattatgttagtatgctattcttttaagttgaattatttaaaccaaaaatttttttttatcccatattgaaaaaacatgacttttttcttgtgaacatagagtatatactaaagggttttaaatcccacattgaaaaaataaaacattcttccaGTATTTATATAGCGAACtttgaaaattatcaataactaactaaaaaacatataaaaaagggTATTTGACTAGGAGAAAagacacatttgaaaaaaaatcaggtttcaACTAGGTTTTGTCGGGTCAATGGGTCAACCCGGCTGTCAGCCGGGTTTTTactcatcttgattttttattttacccggaccggtccagccaccgggttgACCTATCGAGCCaatccaggtttaataactatgaattTTTCTATACATGCACATGGAATGCTTgccatgaaagtttttttaCGCGTCTTTATGCGTGTCTGGAATTCGTGgtatgagttgttttttaaataaatttttatttgaaatatattaaatatatatattttttattttacataaacacattaaaaaattttaaaaaattaattaattattttaaatttttttttaataaaaaacaagtttagctTTAATATCAAACGGGCTCTTTGATAATTTAATCATTCATTGCATGCCTTGCTAATAACTAGTcgatgttattataaaaaaattaagggcatTCAGTGTTTCATTAGAGACACAAATACACATGATTATACAACTGATTATATGGATTGTGAattgttataataaaattattattttttcattagcTAATGAGAATATAACGGTATTTTCACAAAGACTTTTTTAGTCATTAATATATTGATGGTGAGCATataattatttcttgtttttctaacacagtaaaattattaaatcacctttaaaacaatacaagatccatgggctttttatatttttattttaaaaaaatacaataaaattattagaatgCCCTTAGAAGCCAAATTTGTTTAACTAGGCACAaggctttttcatatttttgttatttattgggTACTATCATATTGTCTAAAAATTACttggtaattttaaaatataaatattattgaaaaaagtgTCTGTTAGTGCATAGATGATGCTCGTGTATTTCGAGCGGCATCTAATggccacatttttttttttggattcgaggaaaccctaCCTCccggaaagcgcactttgtgggtCCAGGTGAgtgagtaaaaccccggctgtcccAGGTTCTTACgagaggtgcacgccctgactcaaactcgagacctgctgtgcagatctcaagccctttgccaTCACGCTACGCTCCCTGAGAACATTTAATGGCCACACACTAACATTTAAGGTGGCGATGGATTTTTCTCGATTGTCTCTATGCAAAAGTGATGTGTGTGGTCAACAGAACTTTCGTTTGAcaacgattatttttttttccctcttatcTCTTTGATTTCCACGCCAAGACctttaattttgcaaaatagctctttaacttgtttttcctttatatttggttcatattttcttgattatttttttattttaaataatttataaaattatttttttttaatttcattattttttattttttttccatctatcATGTCTGattttcattcttattttttaattttttaactccaTCTctcgttattttattttatttatcttttataccAACTTTGGTTCTCACTATttcaattgctattttttttatatccttaattgatttattttatttttcaattatgttccttgttgtttatttcatttaaattttatatcatatatgatcattatttttttaattgctatttattttattttataattttggatgattgagaattttgctttatgttttttaatggttttaccTTTTATGGTGTAACTCAATCTCATTATTCATGTCACGCGTTTCGAATATTaaccttttactttttttttccttcagttttatcattcattactgggtttttttgttgtgatttttgttgttttctttttactgGTTTATCCCGATCACATATCTCGAGTCATAGGTTAGTAAAATCAATCCAAGTTGACgcgagttttttttaatattttttaattattttttttatttcatcattcaccATTTAGTTTTCTTAAGAGGAgtccttcatttgttttttatacggGGTCACCTCACAATCAAGATACGAGTTTAGCATGTTGATTagaatcatattgttttttttttttaaatttatactttaatgtttgatttacaagtaattaaattttatattttaatttatataaaattatacctttcttatttaatttttatcttgttaTTAAATAAGTTGAATCATAATCACGACACATGAATATAAGATAGTCGGAATGAAAGACTGGGCACACCCAGTACTTTCCTTTCGGTTGGTTTTGTGGTATATTCTTGTTTTCATTAAAACATGTAACCTTTTTGCTTATTCGGTCAGAGAGCCACCCTCGAGGCTCGAGGGGAAATGTTTATGATAACACGAAAGGAAAGACTTGGCATTCATCATCTTCAAGCCTCTCGAGTGGCCTTGCTGACTTCACCTCGCATAATATTGCTTTCCAAATGCTTGGATGTCATCTCCAAGGAAGCACAACGAGCCAGTAATATTCCTTTCAAGCACACAAGTTGTCCAAAATTCACAAATAAAATTAgacaaatgatatatatatatatatatatatatatatatatatatatatatatatatttataaacttaaaaatgaTATCAAAGTAAAATCATAGGATGCTTCCTAATCatacaatatatatttatataaattaaaacaaaatcaaataaagatatttatttgttaaaatactttaaagtcaatcaagttttattattgctgataatcaattttttatccttaaaattttattattctacaTTTTGATGTAAGAAAATTTTGTTCAATAAACTTTTTAGAATTCCAACACTACCACTTTGTTAAGAagcattcataaataaaatctaataaaataataaaatattactcgGTTATCTTTCTATGAGGACTTTATTTAAGCTCTATACGGAGTGcatttagagaaaaacaaaacaaagctttaaaactagaaaaacaatgCTTAAAAATTAGGtgaattaaaatgttaaattttataaaaacagtATAGAATTTATTATCccgaatactttttttttcagcctttttttatagagaatttCAAGTATTAAAAGCCGATGAACTCCATTAACAACTTTAATTACttaccataaaaataatattaaactgaaatgttttttttatttaaatcatataatttttaaactgaaaaatttatttaagtatTATCGAAAGAGTCCTCGAAAAACAACATGTGATGTATTTGATCAACATAAGTTAggaaagaagcataagaaaaacCTGGAGAAATTACAAGCAGCTGCTGTTGGCTGCAGTATTTCcaaaattctgaaaaattgaGAAGTTTTGGAAAACTAAACGGATTGATATATGTAATTACGAGGGACTTGTTTGGAGCTTTGTTTGTACAGTAGTTTAGCaagagtattttattttatatttttagattattttaataaactatgttaaaaataaaaaaaattattttaatataattctaaaaaaaaaaaaaactttaaaaaccaaTTTCAACTATACTTAAAACCAGCCGTAAATCAAAGGCTCATCTCATggtattttccttttcttgcctgtagataaaggaaaagaaaaagagaacaaataCTAATAAATATTACCagtctcttctctctctcagaAAACCATACTAGACAAACACAAACCCTcgttcctttcctttcctttcactaccaacaaaatcataaacaaaattctcatttcccaaacaaaccctaacaaactaactatccaaatccaaacaaagacAGGGAGAATTGCTCGTTAACGAGGATTGTTGAATCGGTGAGTTAAATCGGGATCTGAGTTGAATCAATCCATGCAGTAATGGGCGCAGCAGGTTCTAAACTCGAGAAAGCTTTAGGCGACCAGTTTCCTGAAGGCGAACGATACTTTGGCCTCGAGAATTTCGGCAACACTTGTTACTGTAATAGCGTTTTACAGGTCTCTTATTCtctcttcaatttcaatcaTCATCTgtcgatttttattttctctcgaTTTAATCATTTTCTACCTTAGTTTATTTTACCTAGCTACTCTTGTATTGTGTCgattatttgacttttttttcccgtctttgaattgatattttgatttctaatttagtGTTTCAGTCAGGTTAGACGCGAAGCATTTTTGTTTTAgccttaaattttattcaataatattaaattggttttttatttttgaggtttgggattgaaaatttaaatgcataattttttttgatagaaATGATATTTTGTATGCTTTCTGCTGCAAGTGGTTGCGTTTATCAAGTTGAAAAATTGAACTTGTTGCTGATAATTAGTACGTTGTTAGCTTGATTCTTTGGAGAATCATGGCTACATTTTATTGTAATCCATGCAGGTCTTCTTGAAAAGTGTATTTGAATGTGATTTTAAGGCATTGTATTTGGTTTATAATGATAGCGGAGGGGGATGTACTGTTGTGCTTTATAGCTCTCCGTTGGTGTCTTATCtgtgtttgtttctttgttatGCAGGCGCTTTACTTCTGTGTACCATTTCGAGAACACTTGTTAGAATATTATGGTAACGGTAAAAGTATTGGGGACGCAGAAGAGAATCTCTTGACTTGCTTGGCAGATCTATTTACTCAGGTAGTAATAACTCCATGATTGGTGTTTTTGTGTTACTTTTTTGGTAACAGTTCTTGTGAGATACTATGTGGAAGTTGTTTTCGTCCTTTCAAGTGTTTGCAGCACCTCACCCCATAAGTTTATTCCTTTACTAGATGGTCTTACAGCATGGTTACTTGGACTAGCAGGATTTCCAATCTCCACATCTTCactgctatttatttttattctttgttttctccttttctgCATGTCAGCTTATGTTCTTTCTGTATCATTTTGGTGCTTGTTCTCCGCTTGACCATCTCCTTCATACGAGTTTTCTTGtcaaaaagagaggaaataaaTGCATGTAGAAGTATAGAGTTATACTTATTAGAAGAAGAGAACTGAGGTGTCATTATTGTTCCTTTTAACCCATTTTAGATGCAAATCTTTCTCTAAATGCTTTTTACTTAGTCTGCtgataaagggaaaaaaaaatctgatcaATATGCCATATTGGGATGCATGATATCTACATCTTCTGTTAATTGTTTACTTTATTCATGCAATACCTGTAGTTGAAGGCAGAATATTCTTTGTTCGATATGCTTTTCTGAAGTTTTATTTCCTGCTAAGATCAAATCAGACAATTTCACAGGTTTTTTGGATCTACATAAGGAACATAATTAAACCAGTCATTGGGTTCTAAATCTATTTTCCCCTCTTGTTAGAACTACATTCCTTAGCCATTATTCTCAATTATTTTCCTTCAAGAGTCGTAGAACAAGCCAAGACCGAACtgtttgttgatattttttatttgattttgtcaaTAGCTTTGATAGCATCCTTGCACTACACTTTTCAGATTCTTGTGCACTTAAGTGGTGCACTTGGGAATATTTTTGGACATTTTTAAATCTGAAGCTGCTCTCTCTGTTATTGATTAGTAATCTTTTTCAACAAGTGTAACCAGGTCTCCAATTCTTCATGAGCAAGATATTTCTTGGTACTTGTGTACTTTCTGCGTGCTTGTGTGCTCTGTGCATTTTCACTAAAGTACAGAGAAATGAGGGGAAAGAAAGAGTTCCCTGTACAGAACATATACGTGTTACTTATTTAGTAGTTTAGCTATGGTGCTGGAGCTAActgttgttatttcttttgcATAGATAAGTtcacagaagaagaaaacaggtGTCATTGCTCCAAAGCGTTTCGTACAgagattgaaaaaacaaaatgagctTTTCCGAAGCTATATGCACCAGGTATTTGTTCATTTAATTGTGAGTCCGGGGATTGGTCAGACAAAAAATGtgaaatgatataataaaacaatacaaGAGGAGTGAACACTATCTCTGTTTTTCATGTAGGATGCTCatgagtttttgaattttttgctaAATGAACTGGTTGACATTCTGGAGAAAGAGGCCCAAGCTGTAAAAAGTGATCCTGAAACTTCTTCCCCACCTGAAAAAATTGCAAATGGACCAAAACATGCTCAGGCAAATGGTGTTTCAAAAGAGCCTTTGGTTACTTGGGTGCACAAAAATTTTCAGGTGACTTTAAGCAGCCAATCCATTCATTCTAAATTTGACATTTTCTATGTTGTGAATCGTTAATGTAGTTGAATGATCTTAATGtgaatttgtattttagttCCTCACACATGCATTGTTGTATGGTGAtggaattttcctttttcttctcttcttttaggGTAGAGTTCTCATCGTCTCTTATGTGTATATACATCAGGGAATACTTACCAACGAGACAAGGTGCTTGCAATGTGAGACTGTGACAGCAAGAGATGAAACGTTTTTTGACTTGAGCCTTGATATTGAACAAAACAGTTCCATTACAAGCTGCTTGAAGAATTTTAGTTCCACAGAGACGTTGAATGCAGAGGATAAGTTTTTCTGTGACAAGTGCTGCAGGTAGGTGCTTTTTGCTCAATTATTTCCTGGCATTGACTTGTATCAATTCTGGATAACCCCTtcatatttgttgaatatttgaaATCACTTTCTGTTCCAGTATTTGTTTCCGAGTAGTCTGTATGGCGAAGTTTAGTCAATGTTTCTTCTGGAATTATACAGGATATGATTTCACTTACTCTGGACAATTATTCCCTGCTCAGAGCCTAGCTAAGAGATAACAGTGACACTAAAGCATTCAGAAATCTCTTGAACTAacatacaaattatattttatttcatgtaaaGGATCGtgataaatgatttatttttgttgttttataggTTAAAGGCTTTGTTCCCCCCTTGTAAAACCAGAtgtggaaaaattaaacaattagaTTTAGTAGTTTGGTTTGATTTCCTGAAAGGTTGCTGAACTACAATTTGAATGAACAGGGCGATCTTAACtgaaatttttatattactCAGCACTCGTTTTTACTGGCTGAACAATGTTTTTGTGattctttttcaacttttcatGGGCTGATTGAACTTTTGACTGTTAATTTGGATGATTGGTCCATCCACCTCTGATGTTTTAGAGCATTCAAGTGATTGAACATTTCTAGTCTAGTAATTATGCAGTAAATCTTCCGTATTTTTTCCATTGTATGCAGTTTGCAAGAAGCCCAAAAGAGGATGAAGATAAAGAAGCCTCCTCACATCTTGGTCATCCATCTGAAGAGGTTTAAATATATTGAGCAGCTTGGTCGGTACAAAAAGCTGTCTTACAGAGTTGTCTTCCCACTTGAGCTGAAGTTGAGCAATACCGTGGAAGACGCAGATATTGAATACTCCCTATTTGCCGTTGTAGTCCATGTGGGAAGTGGACCTAATCATGGGCACTATGTGAGCCTTGTGAAAAGCCACAACCACTGGTTATTTTTTGATGATGAAAATGTCGAGATGATTGATGAGTCTGCTGTGCAGACATTTTTTGGGTCAGCGCAGGAATATTCAAGTAATACGGATCATGGGTATATCTTATTTTATGAGAGCATTGGTGCTAGTAACAACAAGAGTTGAGAGGTGGTTTTACAAGTAGGTATTTAAATGATTGAGACTGGACTCGCCTTTTGTTTAAtctgttattattgtttttctttcccttttgtcCATCAACCAATGGGAAGAGCTCTCAAATACCCACACTTGAGAAGACGATGACGAGAACAACAAATGTATACTTGGGTTATTTCCATGTACAGGTGGAAGCACACCATCCTTGTGTTTTTCCAGAATAAGAGGATAGAAGAGCAGTGTATATGGTTTGAAACTTTCACAGAGATGGTTTCTATTGTTCATGGTTGAGAATATTTCAACAGCAGAAATCCAATCCAA from Populus trichocarpa isolate Nisqually-1 chromosome 5, P.trichocarpa_v4.1, whole genome shotgun sequence includes these protein-coding regions:
- the LOC7471503 gene encoding ubiquitin carboxyl-terminal hydrolase 4 encodes the protein MGAAGSKLEKALGDQFPEGERYFGLENFGNTCYCNSVLQALYFCVPFREHLLEYYGNGKSIGDAEENLLTCLADLFTQISSQKKKTGVIAPKRFVQRLKKQNELFRSYMHQDAHEFLNFLLNELVDILEKEAQAVKSDPETSSPPEKIANGPKHAQANGVSKEPLVTWVHKNFQGILTNETRCLQCETVTARDETFFDLSLDIEQNSSITSCLKNFSSTETLNAEDKFFCDKCCSLQEAQKRMKIKKPPHILVIHLKRFKYIEQLGRYKKLSYRVVFPLELKLSNTVEDADIEYSLFAVVVHVGSGPNHGHYVSLVKSHNHWLFFDDENVEMIDESAVQTFFGSAQEYSSNTDHGYILFYESIGASNNKS